ATGCTGATACATTACTAAATTTAGGATCCAAACCATTGGCATCATTATTGATATCTAACACTTCTATCAACATACCAACTGGtgtaaattcaaaaaattccttatttttgttaatatttaatgaatgaatGGCCTCTAAATTAGTCAATGgaaaatcatttaaaaacccaaaaaatatactacTAGTCATGAAAGTTGAGATATCACTATTGCCCAATGCTAGTAGTTCACCCGTATTCACGTCACGAGCAAATATACCATTGAAACCAGAAGAATCTATCTTATTAGATAAGTTTCTTTTGTCATTGAGCTTTGAATTGCGAAGTTcctttttaatatcttgtGTTAAATGTTTACATGCTTTTGAATGTATTGATGTTGCATGCcgtattaaaaatgatttattgtCGTTGGTATACAGATTAAACCTTAGTTTAATATGTATCTTTTCTAATTGGCAATATAACTTTGTCAATTGTTCATAGGCATTCATCTCATTATTCGTGTATGAAACCATAATGTAAGATCCGAGTAATGATAAAATCGGTCCAAATTCATCTCTAACAGGTCTTTCATCGAACCTAAAAATGGGAAAGTCAGGAATGCGAGGTTTTTTATCTAGTTTAAGGTATTCAACAAGTATCGTGTTCTCTAACTTATCTGagttttttaattgattcatAAAATTATCTGGCATACTTATCTTACTTTCATTCAACGATTGAACTTTACTGTGATGAATTTTTAAGCTAGGAACATCCCCTGTATAACGAGTAGGATTCAACGTTGCATATTTTGTTGGAAAAATCGTCGTTTTCGTACTTACATCAGGCAATTTTGAACCTAAACTATTAGCTCTAGCCACATAATCTTGAGGTAAGGGATCCCAACATAAATATGCTCTACTCctattttttatttttgtctGTTCAAAAATGTATAACTCCGAACCAGGGTATAGATCTtgataattatttgaataatcttttaaacTTGATAGTTTTGATAATGGTAAAAACGGCTTTACCATTATGGCatgaataaaattatcCATTGGGATCCATGTGTCATCATTGACATTGCTTTGTTTAGCAACCTTATAATTTCCGGGTGCCATTAACAACGGTTTTTGTATGTTCGTAACAATTAAATGTATAATTAATTTCGTGCTGTTTACTTATTCAATTTGaacaaacaaaaatctTCTGTCAATTTgcctatatatatatatatttatcctTATTGCCTTGGATTATGGTGGAATATGTGTTCTTATTAAGGAATTATTATGAAATTAGTGAATTAGTGAACCATAgacaattaatttttcaaagtaAATTCAAGTACTCTATTAGTAGGTCTGTTTTATTAGTATTATTGTATCTCACTATCTCGATTGTTTTAACTGTAACAACTATTCATCCTCTTgggatatatataaattattctACCAAAGGATCAAAGCTACAATTGCAACCACATTAATTGTATATTGAAATAGTTTAAAACTTTCAAATTAAGTGTACGATTGAGATaatatgaaatataaaaatactGTACGCCAAGCAGGCATATTCATTAATGTCTCTGTGATAGGATTCAACGAACACATGAAAAAACAATTTCGTAAAATAACTACCAGCTAAGTAGTAACGGCGCGTAAGATCTTAGGACCGCATTGAGAAATTGAAAGGCAGACGGGAGGATCCTTAAGCAAAGGAtaccaaaaaaataaccGCCGATTAAGTTATGAATCGAATGACGATGCATAGAACGGATTTGAGATCTATAAACGTTGAAgactataaagaagaaagtcTCTTTAACCATGTGAATATTGCCTATTTTGTAAGCGGCTGCTTACATTGTAATAAACTGAAGAGTCGATAGAAACTAAACAGATCGACTTTTATTAGACAGTATTCTATAGTGTGACACAAACGTTACAGTTCGCAACATCGTATTATTAGTCTAATACCAAAATAAAATGCCATCGtatagtatataattgCCATTGGATAAATGTTATCACTTTCGATGCCGGCTGTCTAGATAATCGGATTGATCGTCACCGccaattattaataatactgTTGATTTTgtgaaataataaaaccaTAATTGTTCCTGCTGATATCTTCCAActattgttatttaaatttaccACAGATTCAAAGTAAATGACAGAAATATCTCATATTTGGTGAATCTTATATAACttatatcaaattttgGTGGGGTTCCTTAAAGTCAAAAAACTTTAGTTGCCCGGACATGTGCGGTTAAGGTCGGTGGCAAAACATATTTAACTagttatataatataaattattgaagccatttaaagatattctACTATTTAGCAATGGTGACTATTGTTAAATGTTTGagtaatttttatttgaaggGTAGTGGAGCAATTAGACGAACTGTTGAAGACAGTGTGTTTGaagtttaaaaaaattgaataagaTATGTCGACTGTAAAATCAATACctaaaaaaattaagttCAGAGCAGGGATTGCTAAATTCGACGAAGTTACAAAAGAATGTATTCCATTGGCAGTGCAAGGTGAGATCCATCTAGACGCTAGTGAAGAAGAGTCTGAATTAGGATTTTATGATTTTGAATGGAAGCCAACAGAAGACGTAAACAATCCAAATAACACCCCGatcaatttaattttaataccGGGAGAAACAGTATTTGTGCCAATTAAATCATGCACTACAGGTAGAGTATTTGCAATTATTTTCTCATCGAATGagaaatatttcttctggTTACAGGAAAAAAACCCATCTAATTTAAGAGTAAATGAATTGAGttcaaatgataaagaaatatatcaaaGAATTACTGCAATTCTAACAGcatttgaagatgatgaagataacGAAGAAGGCAAGGCGCTGCTTAACGAGAAGGAGAAAGACGTCGAGATGGAATAAAACTTATCAAGAAGTGCTTATTTGCATAAGGTCTAGGAACTTCTTAAGACACTTTTTTTTAGATTATTACAGTTAATAAGCTAAAGAAAAACATAacattcaaataaaattacatAAAGAAACGGATTGAATATATGTTTTATCAATGTATCGACCTCCATTTAATAGaagaattaatattaatatcaatcCAGTTCTTGTTTTAACTAAATTTTAACATGgcatatatatgtgtatcATATTATCTACTATActcataataaaattaatacaatcgttaatgataatataaatcaaactacctttatatatttatatgtattcGATCTCTTGAAAACAGTgcaatttatatatacctCTTTATTTACATTAGTAATGCTATCCCTCTATTGCTTTTATTATAACATCGTCTactatttgaaaaattttaaacGCCCATCATATGTTAAGTAAGTTCAAATGCTCATCgctaaattttttgatataaatCTTTTAGACACTATATTTAAtgtaaaaaaaaatcaattcaaCAGCATGCAAAAGATTACATATTTTGAGGTAGCTAATAAACATCTACAAATCGCCAACAATGTCAGACTCTGGTATAGAATCCAATGATTTTGTTCCTCCTGTTTTGTCTACTGATCAAGATGAAAATACCTTCAGTttccaaaaatattctACTACAGAGAAAGAAAGAGAGTTTTATCTAGGTAAATATACGGAGGATGAGCTTAAAGAAAAGATATTTGACTACTACAACCTTAAGGGtttaattcaatattttaaaaatcatCCAGAATACTATAAGGTGACATTACAGTTTCCAGATTCTTTAATTCACGATTCAACTATAGTTGTAGGAATATTACAAGAAGTCTTAAACAATGAAGTTCCAATTTTAGGTCTTGAAAAGGATATGAATGAAAATAGTACGACACCAGATATGAGTACAAGAAAATTTTGGGTATTAGCTGATACCGCGTACAGTGCTTGTTGTGTTGATGAAGTTGCATCGGAACATGTACAGTCACAAATAGTCGTTCACTTCGGAGATGCATGTTTGAATgcaattcaaaaattacCAGTTGTTTACTCGTTTGGTAACTCCTATTTGGATACTTCAAAGgtcattgaaaaatttaaagatcaATTTGATGATCATGATGCTAAGATTTGTTTGATGGCAGACTTCCCTAACTCTCATAATATTACCTCGATTTACAAAGCCctattagaagaaaattacaaaaacCTATACTTATCAAGTATCAATCCAGAGCTTGCTAATGACAAAGTTACAATTTTAGGAAATTCTGAATTAGAGCcatctttaaaaatggtACATACGTTTGGCAATAGAGCATTATACACAATAGATACcaactttaaaaatttcaatgatgATCAACTTCGAGAGgaatttcaattatttcacATATCTAAACCAATGGATCCccatttattatatttaactaCAATGTTTCAATCTGTATCAATTTATGATATTAAAGACGATACAATAATGAATGGACCATTTCCTTCTCTAATGAAAcgttataaatatatgcaTGTAGCAAGGACAGCAGGTTGTATCGGTATATTGGTTAACACTCTTTCGTTAAGAAATACAAAAGAAACAATAAGCAGATTATCCAAGTTAATTAAGGATAATGGGAAAAAGCATTATTTATTCGTAGTTGGCAAACCTAATGTAGCAAAATTAGCAAATTTTGAAGCAGTGGATATTTGGTGTGTGTTAGGTTGCGGTCAAAGTGGTATTATACTTGATCAGTATAATGAATTCTATAAGCCAATTATCACTCCATATGAATTAACAATGGCTCTAAACGATAAAGTGACCTGGACAGGGAAATGGTTAGTTGATTTTAAGCAAGTCCTAAATGAGATAGAAAAaggagaagaagaaaaagaagaagataacATTAATGGTGTGAGCTATAACAATGAAGTAAATGAAGATAGCTTGGTTCCAGAGTTTGATGCGGTTACAGGTAGATATATCAGTACTTCTAGACCCTTGAGAAACATAACACATTTATCAATTGACAATCCTAATGATAACTCCAGTTCATCTACTAGTTTGATCAAAAATGTCTCAGGAGGTGTGCTTATCAAAGGTACAGTCTCCACTTCTGCAGAAGCTTTGCAAAACCGTGAATGGTCTGGTCTAGGTAGTGACTTTGCACAACAAGACGGCTACGAAGAAGAAGGTGCTACATTAGAGCAAGGTATAGGCGGTGTCGCCCGTGGTTATGGATTTGACAGGAATCGTAACTAATATTCATAATAATATGTAAATGAAATGTAAATGAAATGCATTTTTAACTCATTGTTATACTCCAAGTAGAAAattattgtttataattaaaagtTACCAAGCATTGAAATTAAGCGAGTATAAAATTTAACGGCTATTAACATGCAAGAAACATGCATGGATTTATAGTACTACTCATAGTAtctaattaataataataacattataGTTACGAAGATCATACATCTAGACGTTTCTTAATCACAATTAAACACTAATCATGTACAATATTATGTCAATCACCTATATAGTTTTCCctaaatttcaaaatgtaCATCAAAATTCttagatgaaaaaaaatattcaaaattcaatatgTACTTTATGAAAAATAGTCAGAATATTTCAGGTAAGTAAtgatttttgttattatgTTGTgtataaaacaattaatttatataaattatacaCTATTAGGTTCTTAAACagaatttaaaaagaatTCATTATAGTAGTAGTATACTCATTTATCAATATGGGTGCCACTTCTTCAAAACtaatagaaaatttattagaagataCCAACTTTGATAGGGATGAAATCGAAAGGCTAAGAAAGAGATTTATGAAACTAGATAGTGACAGTTCTGGCTCAATCGATAAGAGTGAGTTTATGAGTATTCCTGGTGTGTCATCGAACCCATTAGCAGCCAGAATTATGGAAGTATTTGATTCGGACAACAGCGGTGATATTGATTTCCAAGAATTTATCACAGGTTTATCTATATTTAGTGGACGTGGTAGTAAAGATGAAAAGCTTAGATTtgcatttaaaatatatgacATAGATAAGGATGGATATATATCTAATGGTGAGTTATTTATAGTGCTAAAAATAATGGTTGGTAATAATTTAGATGATGAACAATTGCAACAAGTTGTCGATAGAACTATTATGGAAAATGATCTTGATGGTGATAACCATTTAagttttgaagaatttaaaagtGCAATTGAAACCACTGAAGTTGCCAAAAGTTTAACGTTATCTTACGGTGTATAGTCAgagtatatataaatagacGTTGAGAAATACGGATAATCAGACCAGCACTCATTTATAAAGGATATATAATGGAATGAATCTACAgcaaaaattataataacgCCAAATTAGATTAACAGATGTGTTCATCTTTTTGCAAGCTATAGAGCTTTGATCAAGTATCATAGATTCGAATTAACCTTCCGTTTACTTGCAGTGAACTCAAAGAATGGCCTGTctatcaattaataatggCGGTTCCAACACTTAGAAGTGAACCTAGCACTTATTAATGTAGAAACTTCCATACCACACAGCAAAATGATGTAATATATCACATCAAAAACATTCTGTAATCTGACGTCGGATATAGTAATGGTGTTCCTCTGATGGGAAGTGCACTtagataaaaatttttataccctgttattataaattatgCTTATTTCTCTTAAACTCTGTATTTCATCTCTTAATTGTatcttaatattttatccAAACTCCCATATCATGTCGCTACTCATCCATTTATTGCGGGGAAACAAGCGTAGAACCAGCAACAGATGCAATAGTATTGACGTCGACTGGGTAGTTAAGTTATTCGCTAGTATCCATAGTAGGTaaagattataatatttactCCGATTGGTTTTCTAATAACATTAACTACAAATAGCAAATACTATTACAATACTATTATATACTATTGCATTTCAGACGTAAGTAACGTGACATTCTGCCCGTTTTATATGTCactttatttgaattcCTTTATTAAGCGACATGCCAATTGAAGGGATTAAACGACTAGTAGATTGTCCTAGTCAAACGATAGATAGATTGAATTAACTAAACGGTCGTATATTAATCTTGAACTTCATTTAACTCTACTACTTGCAATTTGTCCTTACAACTGTTGGATCATAGATACCACAACTTCTGTTATAAATCTAAGGTTCCTGACAACTCCAACATGCTCAATAgttgaattcattgctttaatatattaatagttgttagaatatatactatataatcagattaatctctctggtctcttgAACCTGGATCACTGAATTGTTaactattgattaccggcgtttatatatatgttggaaatgagactggtcgtataagtgactatacgataccagatattacctctttaggagattattgttgccaacctgaaacaatagtgcctgcaagaatgtaatagcagaattcctaatgcataaatagtactgtagaaccatcaaCCTGccgtacgtgttcaactcgacgacgtcgtctcgAGTGAACAGAacggtagattgaaatatgatgtatatataaactccggtaatcaatagctaataattcattgatccaggtccaagagacAAGAGAGATTAATTTAGATGTaaagtatataatctaacaacattttaatatattaaagcaatgaacACAACTATTGAGCAATATACATACTATTTCAATCTATCCTTCTGTCCAACGACACGACGTCGTCGAATTGAACATGTATGGCAGGTTGGCTATTttacagtactatttattcattagaaattctgctattacattcttgcaGGCACTAATGTTTCAGGTTGGCAACAATAATCTCctaaagaggtaatatctggtatcgtatagtcACTTATACGACCAGTCTCATTTCCAACACTAACATGTTTTGAGTTATCTTTCTTGAAGCTACTGAGCAACTTAGATCGTTAGTCATACCTCCTTATAAAAGGTCGCAAATTGTATGGTTTCGTGGTCTAGTCGGTTATGGCATCTGCTTAACACGCAGAACGTCCCCAGTTCGATCCTGGGCGAAATCAtagattatttttttttcggTCCCGTTGAACCATATCCTTCAGTCTTTTCGGAGTTACGCCATTAATCCCATGAATCATGTTGATCATTCATTTATGGACTGTATGTGCTGCGATGTCTTTTTTAGCTATTTAGAATATTGGGGTTTGAAGGTGCTTAAGACGCTTATCTCCTCTCTCCTcgtattaaaaatgatgtATATGGGCGGTTAAAATACGATTAATAAGAGGAAGTGGGGTTTTCAGAAACTGTATTTAATGGCATGATTTTTAATCGTTTATAACAGAATGTAACTTGCTCCCGAAATATAAGTTTATTACTAGGATGAATTGAAACACAAagatcaattttattataatagtTACTTATACACATCTACATAATAGTAACAATAACTataagaagaagaatacaaaaaaagaatgatCAGTTCCAATTTTTTGGATATTTACAAGAGGAATAGAGTCGCTATTCTGAGAGCTTCAACTGTGGTGCTTTTATACTCgacttttaaaaatagtaTGGCCAACGACAATTATAAGAGAACAAGAAGTGATAAACGTGAACGGAAGAGACGAAAATCTAATATTGAAGATCAGAATCCTCAAGAAATACAATTAATAGATATCGAAGATGAAGAGAACAATGAGGTGAGAAATAGTACatcaaatgaagaaaatcaaCGTCTGtctaataattttctatttaGGCTGATACTAAAGGATAAGAAATGCCtccttttatttttagttcAGTCAGTATTACTGGTTTTAAGAACTGTTTTGACTCTGCATGTTGCAACTTTGGATGGTAAATTAGTATCTGCTTTAGTGAAGGCGAGATACCTggattttttaaagatattattgGGGCAATGGATGACTTTGGGTATTCCAGCAAGTTTTATCAATGCTTCAATTCAATATGTCACTAAATTATGCGCAATAACAATCAATAAACAATTATCTAATCATTTACTggataaatatttaaaaaattacaaagTATTCTATTCAGTGGTCACAAACTCGAATGGACCCCCAGAACCATTGAATAATAGTGAAGTGTCTGATAATCACAATGTAGATAACGATAACGATCATAAGGAGGGAGTTAAAAAGGTAAGTCTCAAAACACCTGAAATTCAAGATCATTTGACTCGTGATATCTACCAATTTTCAACTAACTCATCAATGCTTCTAAATCAACTTTTAAAGCCAACTTTAGATTTATTACTTTGttcattcaaattattaaccGGTAATACTACCATGATGGGTGAGAGCACACTAGTATTGGGgttaattgtaaatttttcaaattcattcTTAAGATTAATACAACCTAATTTTACACAATTAACTATGTTAAGATCGTCATTAGAAAGTTGGTTTAGAACTCTTCACTCGAATATACGCTCcaataatgaagaaatcgCTATTTTAAGAGGCCAGGATAAAGAATTAACTAACCTAgattattctttttaccAATTGGttctatttttaaatagagaaattaaagaaagagCTTTATATGATTTTGCAACTACATTTGTAATTAAATATACGTGGGGCGTAGCAGGTTTGATTTTATGCTCAATACCTATATTTTTTGGAGAAAAAGATTCTAAAGGTAAAATGATGAACAGAGATGTTATTGCAGAATTTATAACAAATAGACGTCTACTATTAACAGCATCTGGTTCTGTTGGAAGATTTGTTGAGTTGAAACGTAACGTACAGCAGCTTAGAGGCATTTGGATGAGATTGAATAGTTTCAATAACTCATTGGAATACAACACAGCAATTGACTCTAAAATAGATAATGCACTTGAAGATCAGTTAATTTCATATGACAATAGTAAAATAGAATTCATTAACGTTCCTCTAATCACACCAGCTGGCCAAGTTTTAGTCCCAGAATTAAATTTCAGGTTAGAGCACGGAAACCATTTATTGATTATTGGTCCAAATGGATGTGGTAAATCGTCATTATTCCGTATTTTAGGTGGTTTATGGCCAGTAAGACAAACACTTGTTGAAGGACatgaaacaaaattaatcaTGCCATCTAGAAACTCCGAAAACGAATGCACTGTCTACTATTTACCACAAAGGCCATATATGGGCAATAGATCCACTTTTAGAGAACAGATAATCTATCCAGATTCTATTGAACAATTTGAAAAGAGATTTCAAGGTAATTACATGAAAGGTGATGAGTTTTTAAtggaaatattaaagattttagATCTTGATGACTTGATCAGTGAGAATATGTCACTTGTGTTAGCAAAACGATCTAAGATTGACTTTGTTAATGAAACAAACAATACGGTTGAGATTAAAGATAGTTTTGATTTAATAAGAAATTGGTCGGATGAGTTATCAATAGGTATACAACAGCGTTTAGCAATGGCCAGAATGTATTATCATAAACCTAAATTTGCAGTTTTAGATGAATGTACATCTGCAGTATCCCCACTTATGGAGCAGCGCATGTACGAAAATGCTCAAAGGTTTAATATTTCGCTGATCTCTGTCTGTCATAGAACAAGTTTATGGCATTTCCATAACTATTTGTTGAAATTCGATGGACTAGGTGGATATAAATTTGGAGAATTCAACCCAGTTGAGAGACTATCGAATGAAGAGAAACTCACTGAATTAAATGTAATTTTAAACCAACAGACTCCAATATGGGAAAAAAGATTACAAGAACTAACAGAAGCTAGAAAATCTAACATTATCAGGAAATCACAAACTGACTTAAAGGCAATGGAAGATTTACAAAAAGATTTCAATTATAGACCAAGAAGTCCTGTCAAACTCCTGATGATGAATGAAAAGGCCAGAAACTCTTCTACATCATTGCCTTCTAGTGGTCGTACagcattaaaaaataatatatcgagtaaaaagaattcaaaattgaGGAAAGaatctttaaaatcaaCAGAAAAGCAGAAAAAG
The sequence above is drawn from the Tetrapisispora phaffii CBS 4417 chromosome 2, complete genome genome and encodes:
- the RPN13 gene encoding proteasome regulatory particle lid subunit RPN13 (similar to Saccharomyces cerevisiae RPN13 (YLR421C); ancestral locus Anc_4.295), with the translated sequence MSTVKSIPKKIKFRAGIAKFDEVTKECIPLAVQGEIHLDASEEESELGFYDFEWKPTEDVNNPNNTPINLILIPGETVFVPIKSCTTGRVFAIIFSSNEKYFFWLQEKNPSNLRVNELSSNDKEIYQRITAILTAFEDDEDNEEGKALLNEKEKDVEME
- the DPH2 gene encoding 2-(3-amino-3-carboxypropyl)histidine synthase (similar to Saccharomyces cerevisiae DPH2 (YKL191W); ancestral locus Anc_4.293), which translates into the protein MSDSGIESNDFVPPVLSTDQDENTFSFQKYSTTEKEREFYLGKYTEDELKEKIFDYYNLKGLIQYFKNHPEYYKVTLQFPDSLIHDSTIVVGILQEVLNNEVPILGLEKDMNENSTTPDMSTRKFWVLADTAYSACCVDEVASEHVQSQIVVHFGDACLNAIQKLPVVYSFGNSYLDTSKVIEKFKDQFDDHDAKICLMADFPNSHNITSIYKALLEENYKNLYLSSINPELANDKVTILGNSELEPSLKMVHTFGNRALYTIDTNFKNFNDDQLREEFQLFHISKPMDPHLLYLTTMFQSVSIYDIKDDTIMNGPFPSLMKRYKYMHVARTAGCIGILVNTLSLRNTKETISRLSKLIKDNGKKHYLFVVGKPNVAKLANFEAVDIWCVLGCGQSGIILDQYNEFYKPIITPYELTMALNDKVTWTGKWLVDFKQVLNEIEKGEEEKEEDNINGVSYNNEVNEDSLVPEFDAVTGRYISTSRPLRNITHLSIDNPNDNSSSSTSLIKNVSGGVLIKGTVSTSAEALQNREWSGLGSDFAQQDGYEEEGATLEQGIGGVARGYGFDRNRN
- the CNB1 gene encoding calcineurin regulatory subunit B (similar to Saccharomyces cerevisiae CNB1 (YKL190W); ancestral locus Anc_4.292), whose translation is MGATSSKLIENLLEDTNFDRDEIERLRKRFMKLDSDSSGSIDKSEFMSIPGVSSNPLAARIMEVFDSDNSGDIDFQEFITGLSIFSGRGSKDEKLRFAFKIYDIDKDGYISNGELFIVLKIMVGNNLDDEQLQQVVDRTIMENDLDGDNHLSFEEFKSAIETTEVAKSLTLSYGV
- the PXA2 gene encoding ATP-binding cassette long-chain fatty acid transporter PXA2 (similar to Saccharomyces cerevisiae PXA2 (YKL188C); ancestral locus Anc_4.287), giving the protein MISSNFLDIYKRNRVAILRASTVVLLYSTFKNSMANDNYKRTRSDKRERKRRKSNIEDQNPQEIQLIDIEDEENNEVRNSTSNEENQRLSNNFLFRLILKDKKCLLLFLVQSVLLVLRTVLTLHVATLDGKLVSALVKARYLDFLKILLGQWMTLGIPASFINASIQYVTKLCAITINKQLSNHLLDKYLKNYKVFYSVVTNSNGPPEPLNNSEVSDNHNVDNDNDHKEGVKKVSLKTPEIQDHLTRDIYQFSTNSSMLLNQLLKPTLDLLLCSFKLLTGNTTMMGESTLVLGLIVNFSNSFLRLIQPNFTQLTMLRSSLESWFRTLHSNIRSNNEEIAILRGQDKELTNLDYSFYQLVLFLNREIKERALYDFATTFVIKYTWGVAGLILCSIPIFFGEKDSKGKMMNRDVIAEFITNRRLLLTASGSVGRFVELKRNVQQLRGIWMRLNSFNNSLEYNTAIDSKIDNALEDQLISYDNSKIEFINVPLITPAGQVLVPELNFRLEHGNHLLIIGPNGCGKSSLFRILGGLWPVRQTLVEGHETKLIMPSRNSENECTVYYLPQRPYMGNRSTFREQIIYPDSIEQFEKRFQGNYMKGDEFLMEILKILDLDDLISENMSLVLAKRSKIDFVNETNNTVEIKDSFDLIRNWSDELSIGIQQRLAMARMYYHKPKFAVLDECTSAVSPLMEQRMYENAQRFNISLISVCHRTSLWHFHNYLLKFDGLGGYKFGEFNPVERLSNEEKLTELNVILNQQTPIWEKRLQELTEARKSNIIRKSQTDLKAMEDLQKDFNYRPRSPVKLLMMNEKARNSSTSLPSSGRTALKNNISSKKNSKLRKESLKSTEKQKK